In one Streptomyces sp. NBC_01241 genomic region, the following are encoded:
- a CDS encoding SCO0607 family lipoprotein: MHGSERRGRAGRVAVGIALVSVTAAVLTAGCSLQDAICGGGEYPVMTVGSTGSACVPNGEDPPKGYVRYPKGKVPEHVGDKWDTYWETHSVDENGRIIDVPSGSGE, encoded by the coding sequence GTGCACGGAAGTGAGCGACGCGGCCGCGCGGGCCGGGTCGCGGTCGGCATCGCCCTGGTCTCCGTGACCGCGGCGGTACTGACCGCGGGCTGCTCGCTCCAGGACGCGATCTGCGGCGGCGGCGAATACCCGGTCATGACGGTCGGGAGCACCGGATCGGCGTGCGTGCCCAATGGCGAGGATCCGCCTAAGGGATACGTCAGGTATCCGAAGGGCAAGGTTCCCGAGCACGTGGGCGACAAGTGGGACACGTACTGGGAGACCCACTCCGTGGACGAGAACGGCAGGATCATCGACGTTCCATCGGGCTCCGGGGAGTGA
- a CDS encoding GNAT family N-acetyltransferase, with the protein MNIGFRRLGDSDADALIRFLTGERWPFHVISEVDDATARQWATEGRFTGEENRSFWIVADGTPVGLVRLMELTDDTPMFDLRIRAAYRGNGIGAQAVTWLTRYLFTEFPEVRRVEGTTRQDNIPMRRVFLRCGYVKEAHYRDAWPAHDGTVHDTVGYAILRRDWTAGTVTPLPRDDDPVD; encoded by the coding sequence ATGAACATCGGCTTCCGGCGCCTGGGCGATTCCGACGCTGATGCCCTCATCCGCTTTCTGACCGGAGAGAGGTGGCCCTTCCACGTGATCAGCGAGGTGGACGATGCGACAGCGCGTCAGTGGGCCACCGAGGGTCGCTTTACGGGCGAGGAGAACCGCAGCTTCTGGATCGTTGCGGACGGGACGCCCGTCGGTCTGGTCCGGCTCATGGAGCTGACCGACGATACGCCCATGTTCGATCTCCGGATCCGGGCCGCGTACCGGGGCAACGGCATCGGCGCGCAGGCCGTGACGTGGCTGACGCGATACCTGTTCACGGAGTTCCCGGAGGTACGTCGCGTCGAGGGCACTACCCGACAGGACAACATCCCGATGCGGCGCGTCTTCCTGCGCTGCGGCTACGTCAAGGAAGCGCACTACCGCGACGCGTGGCCGGCACACGACGGAACGGTTCACGACACCGTCGGCTATGCGATCCTGCGCCGCGACTGGACGGCGGGTACCGTAACGCCTCTCCCGCGGGACGACGATCCGGTCGACTAG
- a CDS encoding PP2C family protein-serine/threonine phosphatase, with protein MPVPVPVPQQQQHTVPAAETSHGAHLTLLVIEDDPAGTFTVPELPAVAGTRVRIRTARNLTEAGRLLTDDVDCILLDLALPTGNETRSTGPEGAEGAERADGLATLTHVLRIAPRHAVLALTAEDDAELGAEAVRVGAQDYLFRGELDGLLLSRAIRYAVERKRADTAQHQLTESRLRAQENARLERGLLPTPLLEGSDLRFAARYRPGRSRALLGGDFYDTVRTPDGTVHAMIGDVCGHGPDEAALGVELRIAWRALTLAGLCGDELLSTLQQVLEHERESEEIFATLCTVDIAPEGRRAGLCLAGHPAPLIARRGQAARLLPYEDGGPALGLLPRARWPRRQVDLGGTWSLMMYTDGLIEGRVGPDGTQRLGQDGMVAMINRRLAEGFTGEGLLEAAVTEARELNGGELTDDVAVLLLDRDQEHSRRWGANGERGRSIPRPRPEPTPPTPSAGATTAASGQRPPL; from the coding sequence ATGCCCGTACCCGTACCCGTACCGCAGCAACAACAGCACACCGTTCCCGCTGCGGAGACCTCCCACGGCGCCCACCTCACCCTCCTGGTGATCGAGGACGACCCGGCGGGCACGTTCACCGTTCCGGAGCTGCCGGCCGTGGCCGGCACGCGGGTCCGCATCCGCACCGCCCGCAACCTGACCGAGGCGGGCCGGCTCCTCACCGACGACGTGGACTGCATCCTGCTGGACCTGGCCCTGCCCACCGGCAACGAGACGCGCTCGACCGGGCCCGAAGGGGCCGAGGGCGCCGAGCGGGCCGACGGGCTCGCCACCCTCACGCACGTTCTGCGGATCGCCCCGCGACACGCCGTCCTCGCCCTCACGGCGGAGGACGACGCCGAACTGGGCGCCGAGGCGGTACGGGTCGGCGCCCAGGACTACCTCTTCCGCGGCGAACTCGACGGACTGCTCCTCAGCCGTGCCATCCGTTACGCCGTCGAACGCAAACGCGCCGACACCGCCCAGCACCAGCTCACCGAGTCCCGGCTGCGCGCCCAGGAGAACGCCCGTCTCGAACGCGGCCTGCTCCCCACCCCGCTGCTCGAAGGCTCCGATCTGCGCTTCGCGGCCCGCTACCGCCCCGGCCGCAGCCGCGCGCTGCTCGGCGGAGACTTCTACGACACGGTCCGTACGCCCGACGGCACCGTCCACGCGATGATCGGCGACGTCTGCGGGCACGGCCCCGACGAGGCGGCGCTCGGCGTGGAACTGCGCATAGCGTGGCGGGCGTTGACCCTGGCCGGGCTCTGCGGGGACGAACTGCTCTCCACGCTCCAGCAGGTCCTGGAGCACGAGCGGGAGAGCGAGGAGATCTTCGCGACGCTCTGCACCGTCGACATCGCGCCCGAGGGCAGGCGCGCCGGGCTCTGCCTGGCGGGCCACCCAGCCCCGCTGATCGCCCGGCGCGGACAGGCCGCGCGCCTTCTCCCGTACGAGGACGGCGGCCCGGCCCTCGGCCTGCTGCCGCGCGCCCGGTGGCCGCGCCGGCAGGTGGACCTCGGCGGCACCTGGAGCCTGATGATGTACACGGACGGATTGATCGAGGGGCGCGTGGGACCGGACGGTACTCAGCGGCTCGGCCAGGACGGCATGGTCGCGATGATCAACCGCCGGCTGGCGGAGGGGTTCACCGGCGAGGGCCTCCTGGAGGCTGCGGTCACCGAGGCGCGGGAGCTGAACGGCGGCGAGCTGACCGACGACGTCGCGGTCCTGCTGCTCGACCGCGACCAGGAGCACAGCCGCCGGTGGGGCGCGAACGGCGAACGGGGCCGGAGCATCCCGCGCCCCCGCCCCGAACCGACACCACCCACGCCCTCCGCGGGCGCCACAACCGCCGCGAGCGGTCAACGCCCGCCGTTGTAG
- a CDS encoding C40 family peptidase, with amino-acid sequence MNRRHCAAAAITLACALTVLTAPVQAFAAPEPPPPSAAASRPPSGSEATKPKKTLEEVRKEIDALYRKAGAATDAYNLAEEKAEKQSGEIVRLARAIVAGQAKIAELKSQAGAQAREQYRSGGLPPGAQLMLSDDPQLFLDGVTRVREGQQAAQGVLGELTRTQQDLETYTQDASINWEKLEASRLKQAEAKKKINAQIAAAKKLESQLKKEERARLLKLEQEAEYKQQTAWLSSGALKDINREASAGGKKAVAFATAQIGKPYVWGAEGPRSYDCSGLTSQAWAAAGRPIPRTSQEQWRLLPHIAVKDMRPGDLIIYHGDASHVGMYIGDGAIVHAPRPGRNVTLAGAGSMQILGVVRPDK; translated from the coding sequence GTGAACCGACGTCACTGTGCCGCAGCCGCGATCACTCTGGCCTGCGCGCTGACCGTACTCACCGCGCCGGTCCAGGCATTCGCCGCGCCCGAGCCCCCGCCCCCCTCCGCCGCCGCGTCGCGGCCCCCTTCCGGGTCCGAGGCGACGAAGCCGAAGAAGACCCTCGAAGAGGTACGCAAGGAGATCGACGCCCTCTACCGCAAGGCCGGGGCGGCCACCGACGCGTACAACCTCGCCGAGGAGAAGGCCGAGAAGCAGTCCGGCGAGATCGTCAGGCTGGCCCGGGCCATAGTCGCGGGCCAGGCGAAGATCGCCGAACTCAAGAGCCAGGCGGGCGCCCAGGCCCGCGAGCAGTACCGCTCCGGCGGACTGCCGCCCGGCGCCCAGCTGATGCTCAGCGACGACCCGCAGCTGTTCCTGGACGGCGTGACCCGGGTCAGGGAGGGCCAGCAGGCCGCCCAGGGCGTCCTCGGCGAACTGACCAGGACCCAGCAGGACTTGGAGACGTACACCCAGGACGCGAGCATCAACTGGGAGAAGCTCGAAGCGAGCCGCCTCAAACAGGCCGAGGCCAAGAAGAAGATCAACGCGCAGATCGCCGCGGCGAAGAAGCTGGAATCCCAGCTGAAGAAGGAGGAGCGGGCCCGCCTGCTGAAGCTGGAGCAGGAGGCGGAGTACAAGCAGCAGACGGCCTGGCTCAGCTCCGGCGCCCTGAAGGACATCAACCGCGAGGCGAGCGCCGGCGGCAAGAAGGCGGTGGCCTTCGCGACCGCGCAGATCGGCAAGCCGTACGTCTGGGGGGCCGAGGGCCCCCGTTCGTACGACTGCTCGGGGCTGACGTCACAGGCCTGGGCGGCGGCGGGCCGGCCGATCCCGCGCACCTCGCAGGAGCAGTGGCGGCTGCTGCCGCACATCGCCGTCAAGGACATGCGCCCCGGCGACCTGATCATCTACCACGGCGACGCCAGCCACGTGGGCATGTACATCGGCGACGGGGCGATCGTCCACGCCCCCCGCCCCGGCCGCAACGTCACCCTGGCGGGCGCGGGCTCGATGCAGATCCTCGGAGTCGTACGCCCGGACAAGTAG
- a CDS encoding phosphotransferase family protein codes for MQMNETTSRVLRAVGVTEERIATCTPLAGGTFNAVTRVALTDGSDWVVKIPPPAVAGTLMSYERNLLVNEIEFYGRAGASTAVIPHVLHSELAPRFTQFPESSAPPASPASPASPASPASPASPASPASPTGPYVIMSACPGRPWNEIAPGAMSDAEERRLRNELGRIVARLHTVTGPAGFGYPGQALGPLSPTWRQAFTAMTDAVLTDADAYRARLPRSTAGIRALFAAASPVLDDVTRPALVHFDLWQGNLLVDGEPGARTIGGIIDGERMFWGDPVADFVSLALFADMEDDADFLAGYAQGAGRPVVFDASVRLRLALYRCYLYLIMLVETVPRRVPREHLDWAWTEVAPQLVSALEDVESLRATG; via the coding sequence ATGCAGATGAATGAGACAACTTCGCGCGTTCTCCGGGCTGTTGGCGTGACGGAGGAACGGATCGCCACATGCACTCCCCTTGCAGGAGGCACGTTCAACGCCGTGACCCGGGTCGCTCTCACCGACGGCAGCGACTGGGTGGTGAAGATACCGCCGCCCGCCGTCGCCGGAACCCTCATGAGCTATGAGCGCAACCTGCTGGTCAACGAGATCGAGTTCTACGGCCGCGCGGGTGCGTCGACAGCAGTGATCCCCCACGTCCTGCACAGCGAACTCGCCCCACGATTCACGCAGTTCCCGGAGTCATCCGCGCCCCCCGCGTCCCCTGCATCCCCCGCGTCTCCCGCATCCCCCGCATCCCCCGCATCCCCCGCGTCCCCCGCGTCCCCGACCGGTCCGTACGTGATCATGTCGGCGTGCCCGGGCCGGCCCTGGAACGAGATCGCCCCCGGCGCCATGTCCGACGCGGAGGAGCGCCGGCTCAGGAACGAGCTGGGACGGATCGTCGCCCGCCTGCACACCGTCACGGGCCCCGCCGGATTCGGTTACCCGGGGCAGGCGTTGGGGCCGCTGTCGCCGACCTGGCGGCAGGCCTTCACCGCGATGACCGACGCCGTCCTCACCGACGCCGACGCCTACCGCGCCCGGCTGCCACGCTCGACGGCCGGTATCCGTGCGCTGTTCGCCGCCGCGTCCCCCGTACTCGACGACGTCACCCGGCCTGCCCTGGTCCACTTCGACCTGTGGCAGGGCAACCTGCTCGTCGACGGGGAGCCCGGCGCGCGCACCATCGGCGGGATCATCGACGGTGAGCGGATGTTCTGGGGCGATCCGGTCGCCGACTTCGTATCGCTTGCGCTGTTCGCGGACATGGAGGACGACGCGGACTTCCTCGCCGGGTACGCGCAGGGCGCCGGACGCCCGGTCGTGTTCGACGCGTCCGTGCGGCTGCGGCTCGCGCTGTACCGCTGCTACCTCTACCTGATCATGCTGGTGGAGACCGTCCCGCGCCGCGTTCCGCGGGAGCACCTGGACTGGGCCTGGACGGAGGTCGCCCCGCAGCTCGTATCGGCGCTGGAGGACGTGGAGTCGCTGCGGGCAACGGGCTGA
- the mshA gene encoding D-inositol-3-phosphate glycosyltransferase: MSQYVSRLGSSRVAPRLRFPTAFPGGHRKPRRVAMLSVHTSPLHQPGTGDAGGMNVYIVELARRLAAINIEVEIFTRSTTGGLPPVVELAPGVLVRHVDAGPYEGLAKEELPAQLCAFTHGVMQAWAGQRPGYYDLVHSHYWLSGHVGWLAAQRWGVPLVHAMHTMAKVKNASLAAGDTPEPAARVIGETQIVSAADRLIANTAGEADELVRFYEADPGAVAVVHPGVNLDRFRPADGRAAARARLGLPRDALIPLFAGRIQPLKAPDVLLRAVAALLDRDPSLRTRMVVPVVGGPSGSGLAKPEGLQKLAARLGIADVVRFHPPVGQDQLADWFRAASVLVMPSYSESFGLVAIEAQAAGTPVVAAAVGGLPVAVRDGVSGFLISGHDPQAYAQALGRFAEAPELVARMGAAAAAHAQGFGWDTAASATADVYTAAMHERRRRVRSHHG; the protein is encoded by the coding sequence GTGAGTCAGTACGTCTCCCGGCTCGGCAGCAGCCGTGTCGCACCGCGCCTCAGGTTCCCCACCGCTTTCCCCGGCGGCCACCGCAAACCCCGCCGTGTCGCGATGCTCTCGGTGCACACCTCGCCGCTGCACCAGCCGGGCACGGGTGACGCGGGCGGCATGAACGTCTACATCGTGGAGCTGGCCAGGCGCCTCGCCGCGATCAACATCGAGGTCGAGATCTTCACCCGGTCCACCACCGGGGGGCTGCCCCCGGTGGTCGAGCTGGCGCCCGGTGTCCTGGTCCGGCACGTCGACGCGGGACCGTACGAGGGTCTGGCCAAGGAGGAGCTGCCCGCCCAGCTCTGCGCCTTCACGCACGGCGTGATGCAGGCGTGGGCCGGTCAGCGCCCCGGCTACTACGACCTGGTCCACTCCCACTACTGGCTCTCCGGTCATGTCGGCTGGCTCGCTGCCCAGCGCTGGGGCGTCCCGCTCGTCCACGCCATGCACACCATGGCCAAGGTCAAGAACGCGTCGCTCGCCGCGGGCGACACCCCCGAGCCGGCCGCCCGCGTCATCGGCGAGACCCAGATCGTCAGCGCGGCCGACCGGCTGATCGCGAACACCGCCGGGGAGGCGGACGAGCTCGTCCGCTTCTACGAGGCCGATCCCGGGGCCGTCGCCGTCGTCCATCCCGGGGTCAACCTGGACCGCTTCCGCCCGGCCGACGGACGGGCGGCGGCGCGTGCGCGCCTCGGACTGCCGCGGGACGCCCTGATCCCGCTCTTCGCCGGGCGCATCCAGCCGCTGAAGGCCCCGGACGTGCTGCTGCGGGCCGTCGCCGCCCTGCTGGACCGCGATCCCTCGTTGCGTACCCGCATGGTCGTACCGGTCGTGGGCGGCCCCAGCGGCAGCGGGCTCGCCAAGCCGGAGGGGCTGCAGAAGCTGGCCGCCCGGCTCGGCATCGCGGACGTCGTACGGTTCCACCCGCCGGTCGGGCAGGACCAGCTCGCCGACTGGTTCCGGGCCGCGTCCGTGCTGGTAATGCCCTCGTACAGCGAGTCCTTCGGCCTGGTCGCGATAGAGGCCCAAGCGGCGGGCACCCCGGTCGTCGCGGCGGCCGTCGGCGGGCTCCCGGTGGCGGTGCGGGACGGGGTCAGCGGTTTCCTGATATCGGGGCACGACCCGCAGGCGTACGCCCAGGCGCTGGGCCGGTTCGCCGAAGCGCCGGAGCTGGTCGCCCGGATGGGCGCGGCCGCCGCCGCGCACGCCCAGGGCTTCGGCTGGGACACCGCCGCGTCCGCGACCGCCGACGTGTACACGGCCGCGATGCACGAACGCCGCCGTCGCGTACGCTCGCACCATGGCTGA
- a CDS encoding YbjN domain-containing protein: MADVPDEAATAVAATTQAAQVAQVIEATLEDAGLAWESPEPGGYVVTLPGTRKLSTTCSLRVGRHSLSLNAFVVRHPDENDAAVHRWLLERNLRLFGVSYAIDPLGDIYLVGKLPLSVVTPQELDRLLGTVLEAADGSFNTLLELGFASAIRKEYEWRVSRGESTRNLDAFTHLTQRPAG, encoded by the coding sequence ATGGCTGACGTACCCGACGAAGCGGCAACGGCCGTGGCGGCGACGACGCAGGCCGCGCAGGTCGCGCAGGTCATCGAGGCGACCCTGGAGGACGCCGGGCTCGCCTGGGAGAGCCCCGAACCCGGTGGCTACGTCGTCACACTGCCCGGCACGCGCAAGCTGTCCACCACCTGTTCGCTGCGCGTCGGCAGGCACTCGCTCTCCCTCAACGCCTTCGTCGTCCGCCATCCGGACGAGAACGACGCGGCGGTGCACCGCTGGCTGCTGGAGCGCAACCTCCGCCTCTTCGGCGTGAGTTACGCGATCGATCCGCTCGGCGACATCTATCTCGTCGGCAAGCTGCCGCTCTCCGTCGTCACCCCGCAGGAGCTGGACCGGTTGCTCGGCACGGTCCTGGAAGCGGCCGACGGCTCGTTCAACACCCTGCTGGAGCTGGGTTTCGCGAGCGCGATCCGCAAGGAGTACGAGTGGCGGGTGTCGCGCGGTGAATCCACGCGGAACCTCGACGCGTTCACGCATTTGACCCAGCGCCCGGCCGGCTGA
- a CDS encoding class I SAM-dependent methyltransferase, whose translation MRPIGTATRGTTNPNRLRRMDRWIAATHGPALRRADAPVAVDLGYGAAPWTAVELLQRLRTAEPRTTVTGIEIDPERVAAAKPYEREGLTFLHGGFEIPLPTRPDLIRAANVLRQYDEDEVAAVWQRLCGRLAPGGLLVEGTCDEIGRRHVWVALGPEGPRTVTFATRLGSLERPSDLAERLPKALIHRNVPGEPVHAFLRDFDRAWAAAAPYASLGARQRWITAVRSLSADWPLADGVRRWRQGEVTVKWDAVRPGRQPSTR comes from the coding sequence ATGCGCCCCATCGGCACCGCGACCCGCGGGACCACCAACCCGAACCGGCTCCGCCGCATGGACCGCTGGATCGCCGCCACCCACGGCCCGGCCCTGCGCCGCGCCGACGCCCCCGTCGCCGTCGACCTCGGGTACGGTGCCGCGCCCTGGACCGCCGTCGAGCTGCTCCAGCGCCTGCGCACCGCCGAGCCGCGCACGACGGTGACCGGCATCGAGATCGACCCGGAGCGCGTCGCGGCGGCGAAACCGTACGAACGCGAGGGCCTCACCTTCCTGCACGGCGGCTTCGAGATCCCGCTCCCCACCCGCCCCGACCTCATCAGGGCGGCGAACGTGCTGCGCCAGTACGACGAGGACGAGGTCGCCGCGGTCTGGCAACGACTGTGCGGCCGCCTCGCACCGGGCGGGCTGCTGGTGGAGGGGACGTGCGACGAGATCGGGCGCCGGCACGTCTGGGTGGCGCTCGGCCCGGAGGGTCCGCGCACGGTGACGTTCGCGACCCGGCTCGGCTCCCTGGAACGCCCTTCCGACCTCGCGGAACGCCTGCCCAAGGCGCTGATCCACCGCAATGTGCCGGGCGAACCGGTCCACGCCTTCCTGCGGGACTTCGACCGGGCCTGGGCCGCGGCCGCCCCGTACGCCTCGCTGGGTGCTCGGCAGCGCTGGATCACCGCGGTGCGGTCGCTGTCGGCCGACTGGCCGCTGGCGGACGGGGTGCGGCGCTGGCGCCAGGGCGAAGTCACGGTGAAATGGGACGCCGTCCGGCCCGGCCGACAGCCCAGCACGCGCTGA